In Rhinoderma darwinii isolate aRhiDar2 chromosome 9, aRhiDar2.hap1, whole genome shotgun sequence, the following are encoded in one genomic region:
- the SAC3D1 gene encoding SAC3 domain-containing protein 1 isoform X1, with protein sequence MHKATFTSALEHWSDVPSLFTTRLARYGTLLLLSKSMETLTKPQQSSDYCQLQSRIMDSSPPVGVCLDMCPERERRQRESQGRLHQFEVLKGQWTNKGHRGRGHPVADPKKIVKEYSRPAAGKELSCPIDLRPPATLAKTVQYLLKEIWSSINYRDMSCLAKSYSFVFDRLRAVRQDLIVQRIRGQGGALVLEGSLGFLLCAPYLVRDLPLADYDEVLHSTQVRECFAELMECYKGGGGFPRQAEFQSLLLLYDLGNLDTIHKGLQLPHGLLHSPHIRLALGINKAHLENNWVRSFRIVHQLNCLQACAFYRHLSSSRDKALCALIHGYSSRNCRFPLDLLTRMIALDSPSLAIDMCNKRGQTLTSGEQPSVLFLKTALKDVKPESPGREMNLLEQKKGKASWAEVMIGQERVITNLSQ encoded by the exons ATgcataaggctacgttcacatctgctCTAGAGCATTGGTCGGATGTTCCATCACTATTCACGACAAGACTAGCACGATATGGAACGCTATTGTTGCTGTCAAAATCGATGGAGACCTTAACAAAACCACAACAGTCATCCG aCTACTGTCAACTGCAGTCAAGAATCatggactcctctcctcctgttgGTGTATGCCTTGATATGTGCCCAGAAAGAGAGAGGCGACAACGGGAAAGTCAAGGACGTCTGCATCAATTTGAAGTACTAAAAGGGCAGTGGACAAATAAGGGTCATAGAGGAAGAGGTCATCCTGTTGCTGATCCCAAAAAGATTGTCAAGGAGTATAGCCGCCCTGCAGCAGGGAAAGAACTATCCTGTCCAATAGACCTACGACCCCCCGCGACCCTAGCAAAAACTGTTCAATATCTCTTAAAGGAAATTTGGTCAAGTATTAACTACAGGGATATGTCGTGTTTGGCCAAGTCGTACTCTTTTGTATTTGACCGTCTGCGTGCTGTTAGACAGGACCTGATAGTGCAGAGAATTAGGGGGCAGGGAGGGGCTCTTGTTCTAGAAGGAAGCCTGGGGTTTCTGCTTTGTGCCCCCTACTTGGTGAGGGACCTACCATTAGCAGACTACGATGAAGTGCTACATTCGACCCAGGTGCGGGAATGCTTTGCAGAACTGATGGAGTGTTACAAAGGCGGTGGAGGATTTCCCAGACAAGCTGAATTTCAGTCTCTTCTCCTTCTTTATGACTTAG GTAATCTGGATACAATACACAAAGGTTTGCAACTCCCTCATGGGCTCCTGCACTCTCCACACATTCGTTTAGCCCTTGGTATAAACAAAGCCCACTTAGAAAATAATTGGGTACGGTCTTTTCGCATAGTGCACCAACTGAACTGCCTCCAGGCTTGTGCTTTTTACCGACACTTATCAAGTTCTCGCGACAAGGCACTTTGCGCCCTGATACATGGATACAGCAGCCGGAATTGTCGCTTCCCACTTGACCTCCTCACTAGGATGATCGCACTGGACAGCCCTTCACTAGCAATTGATATGTGCAACAAACGAGGACAGACACTAACATCCGGAGAACAGCCGTCAGtcctattcctaaaaactgcactcAAGGACGTGAAACCGGAGAGTCCAGGCAGAGAGATGAACCTGCTGGAGCAAAAGAAAGGCAAAGCATCTTGGGCAGAAGTGATGATTGGACAGGAGCGCGTCATTACAAACTTATCACAATAA
- the SAC3D1 gene encoding SAC3 domain-containing protein 1 isoform X5 — protein MDSSPPVGVCLDMCPERERRQRESQGRLHQFEVLKGQWTNKGHRGRGHPVADPKKIVKEYSRPAAGKELSCPIDLRPPATLAKTVQYLLKEIWSSINYRDMSCLAKSYSFVFDRLRAVRQDLIVQRIRGQGGALVLEGSLGFLLCAPYLVRDLPLADYDEVLHSTQVRECFAELMECYKGGGGFPRQAEFQSLLLLYDLGNLDTIHKGLQLPHGLLHSPHIRLALGINKAHLENNWVRSFRIVHQLNCLQACAFYRHLSSSRDKALCALIHGYSSRNCRFPLDLLTRMIALDSPSLAIDMCNKRGQTLTSGEQPSVLFLKTALKDVKPESPGREMNLLEQKKGKASWAEVMIGQERVITNLSQ, from the exons atggactcctctcctcctgttgGTGTATGCCTTGATATGTGCCCAGAAAGAGAGAGGCGACAACGGGAAAGTCAAGGACGTCTGCATCAATTTGAAGTACTAAAAGGGCAGTGGACAAATAAGGGTCATAGAGGAAGAGGTCATCCTGTTGCTGATCCCAAAAAGATTGTCAAGGAGTATAGCCGCCCTGCAGCAGGGAAAGAACTATCCTGTCCAATAGACCTACGACCCCCCGCGACCCTAGCAAAAACTGTTCAATATCTCTTAAAGGAAATTTGGTCAAGTATTAACTACAGGGATATGTCGTGTTTGGCCAAGTCGTACTCTTTTGTATTTGACCGTCTGCGTGCTGTTAGACAGGACCTGATAGTGCAGAGAATTAGGGGGCAGGGAGGGGCTCTTGTTCTAGAAGGAAGCCTGGGGTTTCTGCTTTGTGCCCCCTACTTGGTGAGGGACCTACCATTAGCAGACTACGATGAAGTGCTACATTCGACCCAGGTGCGGGAATGCTTTGCAGAACTGATGGAGTGTTACAAAGGCGGTGGAGGATTTCCCAGACAAGCTGAATTTCAGTCTCTTCTCCTTCTTTATGACTTAG GTAATCTGGATACAATACACAAAGGTTTGCAACTCCCTCATGGGCTCCTGCACTCTCCACACATTCGTTTAGCCCTTGGTATAAACAAAGCCCACTTAGAAAATAATTGGGTACGGTCTTTTCGCATAGTGCACCAACTGAACTGCCTCCAGGCTTGTGCTTTTTACCGACACTTATCAAGTTCTCGCGACAAGGCACTTTGCGCCCTGATACATGGATACAGCAGCCGGAATTGTCGCTTCCCACTTGACCTCCTCACTAGGATGATCGCACTGGACAGCCCTTCACTAGCAATTGATATGTGCAACAAACGAGGACAGACACTAACATCCGGAGAACAGCCGTCAGtcctattcctaaaaactgcactcAAGGACGTGAAACCGGAGAGTCCAGGCAGAGAGATGAACCTGCTGGAGCAAAAGAAAGGCAAAGCATCTTGGGCAGAAGTGATGATTGGACAGGAGCGCGTCATTACAAACTTATCACAATAA
- the SAC3D1 gene encoding SAC3 domain-containing protein 1 isoform X2 gives MLGLHHTDEQHHTGAACRETGSKQTDYDYCQLQSRIMDSSPPVGVCLDMCPERERRQRESQGRLHQFEVLKGQWTNKGHRGRGHPVADPKKIVKEYSRPAAGKELSCPIDLRPPATLAKTVQYLLKEIWSSINYRDMSCLAKSYSFVFDRLRAVRQDLIVQRIRGQGGALVLEGSLGFLLCAPYLVRDLPLADYDEVLHSTQVRECFAELMECYKGGGGFPRQAEFQSLLLLYDLGNLDTIHKGLQLPHGLLHSPHIRLALGINKAHLENNWVRSFRIVHQLNCLQACAFYRHLSSSRDKALCALIHGYSSRNCRFPLDLLTRMIALDSPSLAIDMCNKRGQTLTSGEQPSVLFLKTALKDVKPESPGREMNLLEQKKGKASWAEVMIGQERVITNLSQ, from the exons ATGCTGGgactacaccacacagatgaGCAACACCACACAGGTGCGGCATGCCGTGAGACCGGAAGTAAACAAACAGACTATG aCTACTGTCAACTGCAGTCAAGAATCatggactcctctcctcctgttgGTGTATGCCTTGATATGTGCCCAGAAAGAGAGAGGCGACAACGGGAAAGTCAAGGACGTCTGCATCAATTTGAAGTACTAAAAGGGCAGTGGACAAATAAGGGTCATAGAGGAAGAGGTCATCCTGTTGCTGATCCCAAAAAGATTGTCAAGGAGTATAGCCGCCCTGCAGCAGGGAAAGAACTATCCTGTCCAATAGACCTACGACCCCCCGCGACCCTAGCAAAAACTGTTCAATATCTCTTAAAGGAAATTTGGTCAAGTATTAACTACAGGGATATGTCGTGTTTGGCCAAGTCGTACTCTTTTGTATTTGACCGTCTGCGTGCTGTTAGACAGGACCTGATAGTGCAGAGAATTAGGGGGCAGGGAGGGGCTCTTGTTCTAGAAGGAAGCCTGGGGTTTCTGCTTTGTGCCCCCTACTTGGTGAGGGACCTACCATTAGCAGACTACGATGAAGTGCTACATTCGACCCAGGTGCGGGAATGCTTTGCAGAACTGATGGAGTGTTACAAAGGCGGTGGAGGATTTCCCAGACAAGCTGAATTTCAGTCTCTTCTCCTTCTTTATGACTTAG GTAATCTGGATACAATACACAAAGGTTTGCAACTCCCTCATGGGCTCCTGCACTCTCCACACATTCGTTTAGCCCTTGGTATAAACAAAGCCCACTTAGAAAATAATTGGGTACGGTCTTTTCGCATAGTGCACCAACTGAACTGCCTCCAGGCTTGTGCTTTTTACCGACACTTATCAAGTTCTCGCGACAAGGCACTTTGCGCCCTGATACATGGATACAGCAGCCGGAATTGTCGCTTCCCACTTGACCTCCTCACTAGGATGATCGCACTGGACAGCCCTTCACTAGCAATTGATATGTGCAACAAACGAGGACAGACACTAACATCCGGAGAACAGCCGTCAGtcctattcctaaaaactgcactcAAGGACGTGAAACCGGAGAGTCCAGGCAGAGAGATGAACCTGCTGGAGCAAAAGAAAGGCAAAGCATCTTGGGCAGAAGTGATGATTGGACAGGAGCGCGTCATTACAAACTTATCACAATAA
- the SAC3D1 gene encoding SAC3 domain-containing protein 1 isoform X4 codes for MLGLHHTDEQHHTDYCQLQSRIMDSSPPVGVCLDMCPERERRQRESQGRLHQFEVLKGQWTNKGHRGRGHPVADPKKIVKEYSRPAAGKELSCPIDLRPPATLAKTVQYLLKEIWSSINYRDMSCLAKSYSFVFDRLRAVRQDLIVQRIRGQGGALVLEGSLGFLLCAPYLVRDLPLADYDEVLHSTQVRECFAELMECYKGGGGFPRQAEFQSLLLLYDLGNLDTIHKGLQLPHGLLHSPHIRLALGINKAHLENNWVRSFRIVHQLNCLQACAFYRHLSSSRDKALCALIHGYSSRNCRFPLDLLTRMIALDSPSLAIDMCNKRGQTLTSGEQPSVLFLKTALKDVKPESPGREMNLLEQKKGKASWAEVMIGQERVITNLSQ; via the exons ATGCTGGgactacaccacacagatgaGCAACACCACACAG aCTACTGTCAACTGCAGTCAAGAATCatggactcctctcctcctgttgGTGTATGCCTTGATATGTGCCCAGAAAGAGAGAGGCGACAACGGGAAAGTCAAGGACGTCTGCATCAATTTGAAGTACTAAAAGGGCAGTGGACAAATAAGGGTCATAGAGGAAGAGGTCATCCTGTTGCTGATCCCAAAAAGATTGTCAAGGAGTATAGCCGCCCTGCAGCAGGGAAAGAACTATCCTGTCCAATAGACCTACGACCCCCCGCGACCCTAGCAAAAACTGTTCAATATCTCTTAAAGGAAATTTGGTCAAGTATTAACTACAGGGATATGTCGTGTTTGGCCAAGTCGTACTCTTTTGTATTTGACCGTCTGCGTGCTGTTAGACAGGACCTGATAGTGCAGAGAATTAGGGGGCAGGGAGGGGCTCTTGTTCTAGAAGGAAGCCTGGGGTTTCTGCTTTGTGCCCCCTACTTGGTGAGGGACCTACCATTAGCAGACTACGATGAAGTGCTACATTCGACCCAGGTGCGGGAATGCTTTGCAGAACTGATGGAGTGTTACAAAGGCGGTGGAGGATTTCCCAGACAAGCTGAATTTCAGTCTCTTCTCCTTCTTTATGACTTAG GTAATCTGGATACAATACACAAAGGTTTGCAACTCCCTCATGGGCTCCTGCACTCTCCACACATTCGTTTAGCCCTTGGTATAAACAAAGCCCACTTAGAAAATAATTGGGTACGGTCTTTTCGCATAGTGCACCAACTGAACTGCCTCCAGGCTTGTGCTTTTTACCGACACTTATCAAGTTCTCGCGACAAGGCACTTTGCGCCCTGATACATGGATACAGCAGCCGGAATTGTCGCTTCCCACTTGACCTCCTCACTAGGATGATCGCACTGGACAGCCCTTCACTAGCAATTGATATGTGCAACAAACGAGGACAGACACTAACATCCGGAGAACAGCCGTCAGtcctattcctaaaaactgcactcAAGGACGTGAAACCGGAGAGTCCAGGCAGAGAGATGAACCTGCTGGAGCAAAAGAAAGGCAAAGCATCTTGGGCAGAAGTGATGATTGGACAGGAGCGCGTCATTACAAACTTATCACAATAA
- the SAC3D1 gene encoding SAC3 domain-containing protein 1 isoform X3, protein MLGLHHTDEQHHTGAACRETGNYCQLQSRIMDSSPPVGVCLDMCPERERRQRESQGRLHQFEVLKGQWTNKGHRGRGHPVADPKKIVKEYSRPAAGKELSCPIDLRPPATLAKTVQYLLKEIWSSINYRDMSCLAKSYSFVFDRLRAVRQDLIVQRIRGQGGALVLEGSLGFLLCAPYLVRDLPLADYDEVLHSTQVRECFAELMECYKGGGGFPRQAEFQSLLLLYDLGNLDTIHKGLQLPHGLLHSPHIRLALGINKAHLENNWVRSFRIVHQLNCLQACAFYRHLSSSRDKALCALIHGYSSRNCRFPLDLLTRMIALDSPSLAIDMCNKRGQTLTSGEQPSVLFLKTALKDVKPESPGREMNLLEQKKGKASWAEVMIGQERVITNLSQ, encoded by the exons ATGCTGGgactacaccacacagatgaGCAACACCACACAGGTGCGGCATGCCGTGAGACCGGAA aCTACTGTCAACTGCAGTCAAGAATCatggactcctctcctcctgttgGTGTATGCCTTGATATGTGCCCAGAAAGAGAGAGGCGACAACGGGAAAGTCAAGGACGTCTGCATCAATTTGAAGTACTAAAAGGGCAGTGGACAAATAAGGGTCATAGAGGAAGAGGTCATCCTGTTGCTGATCCCAAAAAGATTGTCAAGGAGTATAGCCGCCCTGCAGCAGGGAAAGAACTATCCTGTCCAATAGACCTACGACCCCCCGCGACCCTAGCAAAAACTGTTCAATATCTCTTAAAGGAAATTTGGTCAAGTATTAACTACAGGGATATGTCGTGTTTGGCCAAGTCGTACTCTTTTGTATTTGACCGTCTGCGTGCTGTTAGACAGGACCTGATAGTGCAGAGAATTAGGGGGCAGGGAGGGGCTCTTGTTCTAGAAGGAAGCCTGGGGTTTCTGCTTTGTGCCCCCTACTTGGTGAGGGACCTACCATTAGCAGACTACGATGAAGTGCTACATTCGACCCAGGTGCGGGAATGCTTTGCAGAACTGATGGAGTGTTACAAAGGCGGTGGAGGATTTCCCAGACAAGCTGAATTTCAGTCTCTTCTCCTTCTTTATGACTTAG GTAATCTGGATACAATACACAAAGGTTTGCAACTCCCTCATGGGCTCCTGCACTCTCCACACATTCGTTTAGCCCTTGGTATAAACAAAGCCCACTTAGAAAATAATTGGGTACGGTCTTTTCGCATAGTGCACCAACTGAACTGCCTCCAGGCTTGTGCTTTTTACCGACACTTATCAAGTTCTCGCGACAAGGCACTTTGCGCCCTGATACATGGATACAGCAGCCGGAATTGTCGCTTCCCACTTGACCTCCTCACTAGGATGATCGCACTGGACAGCCCTTCACTAGCAATTGATATGTGCAACAAACGAGGACAGACACTAACATCCGGAGAACAGCCGTCAGtcctattcctaaaaactgcactcAAGGACGTGAAACCGGAGAGTCCAGGCAGAGAGATGAACCTGCTGGAGCAAAAGAAAGGCAAAGCATCTTGGGCAGAAGTGATGATTGGACAGGAGCGCGTCATTACAAACTTATCACAATAA